aacgttggcacatagccttagggttagggttgggttggaattagggttgtggttagggttaggggtgtgttggggttagggttgtggttaggggtgtgttggggttagggttgtgattagggttatggctacagttgggattagggttaggggtatgggggggttagtgttggagttagaattgaggggtttccactgtttaggcacatcagggggtctccaaacgcaacatggcgccaccattgattccagccaatcttgtattcaaaaagtcaaatggtgctccctcacttccgagccccgacgtgtgcccaaacagtggtttacccccacatatggggtaccagcatactcaggacaaactgcgcaacaattactggggtccaatttctcctgttacccttgagaaaataaaaaattgcttgctaaaacatcatttttgaggaaagaaaaatgattttttattttcacggctctgcgttgtaaacgtctgtgaagcacttgggggttcaaagtgctcaccacatatctagataagttcctttgggggtctagtttccaaaatggggtcacttgtggggggtttctactgtttaggcacaccaggggctctgcaaacgcaacgtgacgtccgcagaccattccatcaaagtctgcatttcaaaagtcactacttcccttctgagccccgacgtgtgcccaaacagtggcttacccccacacatcgggtatcagcgtactcaggagaaactgtacaacaacttttggggtccaatttctcctgtaacccttgggaacattaaaaaattctgggctaaaaaattatttttgaggaaagaaaacgtatttattattttcactgctctgtgttaagaacttatgtgaagcacttgggggttcaaagtgctcacctcacatctagataagttcctttcggggtctagtttccaaaatggggtcacttgtggggggtttctactgtttagccacatcaggggctctgcaaacgcaacgtgacgcccgcagagcattccatcaaagtctgcatttcaaaacgtcacaacttcacttccgagccccagcatgtgcctaaacagtggtttacccccacatatggggtatcagcatactcaggataaactggacaacaacttttggggtcaaatttctcctgttacccttgggaaaataaaaaattgcgggctaaaaaatcatttttgagaaaagaatttttttttttattttcatggctctgcgttataaacttctgtgaagcacttgagggttcaaagtgctcaccacacctctagattagttcctttgggggtctagtttccaaaatggggtcatttgtcggggatctccaatgtttaggcacacaggggctctccaaacgcgaccatggtgtccgctaatgattggagctaattttccatttaaaaagccaaatggcgtgccttcccttctgagccctgccgtgcgcccaaacaggggtttacccccacatatggggtatctgcgtactcaggacaaactggacaacaacatttgtggtccaatttctcctattaccattggcaaaacaggaaattccaggctaaaaaatcatttttgagaaaagaaaaattattttttattttcatggctctgcattataaacttctgtgaagcacctggaggtttaaagtgctcagtatgcatctagataagttccttggggggtccagtttccaaaatggggtcacttgtgggggagctccaatgtttaggcacacagggtctctccaaacgcgacatggtgtccgctaacgatggaaataatttttcattcaaaaagtcaaatggcgctccttcccttccaagccttaccatgtgcccaaacagtggtttacccccacatgtgaggtatcagtgtactcaggagaaattgcccaacaaattttaggatccattttatcctgttgtccatgtgaaaatgaaaaaattgaggctaaaataatttttttgtgaaaaaaaagtactttttcatttttacggatcaatttgtgaagcacctgggggtttaaagggctcactatgcatctagataagttccttggggtgtctagtttccaaaatggggtcacttgtgggggagctccaatttttaggcacacgggggctctccaagcgtgacatggtgtccgctaaagagtgcagccaatttttcattcaaaaagtcaaatggcgtgccttcccttccgagccctgccgtgcgcccaaacagtggtttacccccacatatgaggtgtcagcgtactcaggacaaattggacaacaactttcgttgttcagtttctccttttaccattgggaaaataaaaaaattgttgctgaaaaatcatttttgtgactaaaaagttaaatgttcatttttccttccatgttgcttctgctgctgtgaagcacctgaagggttaatgaacttcttgaatgtggttttgagtaccttgaggggtgcagtttttagaatggtgtcacttttgggtattttcagccatatagacccctcaaactgacttcaaatgtgaggtggtccctaaaaaaatggttttgtaaatttcgttgtaaaaatgagaaatcgctggtcaaattttaacccttataacttcctagcaaaaaaaaattttgtttccaaaattgtgctgatgtaaagtagacgtgtgggaaatgttatttattaactattttgtgtcacataactctctggtttaacagaataaaaattcaaaatgtgaaaattgcaaaattttcaaaattttcgccaaatttcagtttttatcacaaataaaaacataatttattgacctaaatttaccactaacatgaagcgcaatatgtcacgaaaaaacaatctcaggaccgctaggatccattgaagcgttcctgagttattacctcataaagggacactggtcagaattgcaaaaaacggcaaggtctttaaggtcaaaataggctgggtcatgaaggggttaatatcggatctatacaaaccccaatattcagaACTGGCTTCAGATGTAAGCTTTTCTTTCAACTCAGGATGTGCTTCCTGGGGACAAATAAGACTTCTCCATCTATGCATAAACATATGTTCCTTTGTTATCTGGACCTCAGAAAATATCTTTAATGTTTAATTACATGTACTCTGTATGGAGTCTTGATTAGTTTTACCACTTCTCAGTCATTCGTAATTTCCTCACTTCCCATATGTTAAACTGTTTGGACCTACTACCAAAAGACCTACTGCATGAGCCCTGTGAACCTACCAGAGTCCCAGCACCTCTTTGGATTAGTAGGTTTAGCAGAACATCATCTGCTATTAGTTTGATGCCTGTTTTTTTGCAATGGCAAATGTCCTGCATCTAGATTTTTTTCTTTGGTTCTAAAATAAAATTGACATCAAACAGACCCCATATTAATCAATGGGGCCCCATTGGTTTGGCTTTTATAACTGATGTTATTGGTCACTTTTGCACGTGAATTCTATTTGTCTGTTCCTAAAATAAATGCAACATATACATATAAACAACAAcccacgttaaaaaaaaaaatgaaaatgtattccGTAAAGAATCATACTGCAAGAAAACAGATGTACGCCACTATCTGATACCCCATGAacatatacatacatgtatatacctACACTGGCCATTCTGGTCTCTCATCAGCCTCAGGAGCACTTATTTTTTACATAGAATGTAAAGGTTTATCCTTCTCTTTTCTACCAGAAGATTACATTTTCTTGTGGACTGAAACAGTTCAGCTCATGATCATAGATAAAGGTATAGCATATTTTTACAAACACCCAAGTTTGAGGAGTGCTAGGGCCATTTGTAAATAAGGAGATAAAATCAAGATAAAAAAGCGACACACATCAGAAATGCACCATGCTTTTTTACATATAAATTAATTTTGCTTTTTAACATGACTTGAATCAACTTAGTATTTTAATAAAGAAGCTGAGCTGGACCGTGTAGTACTTTCTCAAGGGATACAACGCCACATAATGACTTGACTTCACGCTTCCAAGTGAATTCCATAGCTGCAGGATGGGTGAGTTGGTTAACTCTTTGTTGtctaaaaaatgtaaataaagttGGAAAGGTGTTAAGGACATCTGTAAAAGAAGTACATATGCAGATACGATTGTAATCAACCACATCTACTCATCGGTCACCCATGACCTAAGCACTCTGGTTAGTAATTGCTGCACCAATTTACGGGACCCAGGGTGGCCAAATGTCGAGAAAGTCCAGGACGGTCAGTAAAGAAAAATTGGTTAGTTTTTTccctgtatgtaaaaaaaaaatgaaggcgtCAATGATTTTTTTGAGGCTGCAGAAAcgtatacagattattttgactaaTTATCATCATTTCAGAGGTCACAgttaatgcagctgatgtcttcatatcagaattattggCTGTAAACAAATATCCCAAGATTtactatggttttccaatgtgtccataaaaatatTGTGTGTCTGTGATTTTTTAATAAGCTGTCCATAAAATATTCATAATCAAGATGGCAACCTTGGTGGGTTTCAGTGGATCCACTTTTAGTTGATGCTTACTTATTGTCAATGATATATTATCAAACTTCCAGAAACAACATGGGTCCCATATATTTGAAAGTAATATTCAAATGAATATGTCTTTACCTATGTAAAGTAACAGAATAATAAGTGTATACTCCCAATACAAGTAATTAGCCAAAaacaatggagttccatacacaaaaatttttaaaaataaaaataaatttattaCATGTGATAATACAAAGTATATAAAAAATTAAGCACAAACATAAAACATTAAACCCTAGTGAGAGGCACCTGGGTCCAAGGCataaacaacaataataatgaTAAACATCATCATGGTACTAGTATAGAGCACTGTAAATTTCAACAGCATATGGTATGCACCTTATATGTCAATAATGCATTTGGACCTAATGTGGAACCAATGCTAACAATCATGCAATCGAAGTGCACATTCTATACTGAATTCCTTGAGGCTGCCACAGTGGCAATACGCCCCCACAAAGAAGAAAAGAGAGAAAGTGCCCTTTAACAGCTGAGTAGCTTACCCATGATGGGAAAACCAGGTGCCGATGAACTAGATCCACCCCTTAGACGcacgtttcgcgtaggctttatcaAAAGGGAATGAATAAAGCTTCCCCAAACTGGCATTATATAGTGCCATTCATCATGCGGCATGTCATTATTGTGCACGCGCACCGCCGCCATCAATGGAAATAATTCCCCACTCCCCGGCATTCACCAAGATTGCACGTCAAGGGGAAATCCCCTGGTGATGTCAATAGACATGTGCACTTGGAAAATTGAAGCCGAAGACACAAGGTCCCTCCAGCTTGTGCGGGGCACATGCGCAGGACGACAACCTCCATATTGAAGCCTTAACGACGAGAGAGGATTGCATCAGATGGCAACCATGATATAAAAGTCCAGCAGAGTGCACAGGTTCGCGTTAGTAAGTGAGCCCATGATAATAACATGTGCAGGCCATGAatataaagtgcataagtgcaagACAGTGCATTGAATTAATGCCGAAAAATTATGTGCATAATAAAAAAAGACATGTATGAATATATACATGTGAAACATGCTAAAATAGTGCATGAATTTTATATGTATAAAAATGCGCCATCAATTATAAAGAATGATGCATAATCACCCCatgtaaaaatgaataaaaatatgcCTAATTAGTACATAAATATATGAAATCATTACACATTCATGAAATACACTGTAATTACTGtgcgctgaaaaacacccccaattTGCACTCGCTGTCTTGTCAAAAAGCAAGCAATAACATGATTCCATATGTTCTTCCTTCAAATAGGTCCTACTCCTACCATCTTCAGATGTAGAGTTTAATGATAAAAAATATATCATCCTCCTTGATTCCTCAAACTTGTTGAGATAAATGCCACCACACAACACCCATAATGGGAAAACCCAATCTagaattgcaaaaataaaaaaacaaagagaaaataaataaaaaaaaggttaaaaatacAAAGAATATATAGTACACTAATTGCACAGAGAGGACATGTCGGAGCAAGGACCCTCACAAAAATGGAGCAAAGCTCCATTTTTCGTTTAATCCCACAGGGGACATGGAATCTAAAGTCACGATCCACCTACATTCAATTTGTGCCAGCAACTGCTTAATATTCCCTCCTCTGCTACCACAGTGTACCTGATCGATCCCAAGGATCCGTAGACGCCTGGGATCACATCCACGTAACCTATGGAAATGTTTTGGGAGGGTTTTCAGGGTACGGACATCCTAAACTTCTCTTGCATTTGTAATATCCCTCATGTGCTCCCTTACACGGACATGGAGTTGACGTGATGTCAGCCCTACATACATCttggagcaaggacatgtggccaGATATATCACATATGTACTACTACAGCCTATATGATGCCGAATCTGGAATCTTCTCATTCCATCTGATGacataaaatgggtacccctaattAGATTCTTTTCTTTGCACGCCAGACAGTGACCGCACGGGTAACATCCCCAAGTTGGACCCCTATTACTTGGGTTTAAGGGATTGGTTACCTTTGCCACATAATGGCTTTTCACTAACAAGTCTTTAATACTTTTACCACGTCTTGCGGTAAAGCACGGTCTTGTTGGAATATTGGATGCTAAAACTGGATCCGTGAGAAGTACTGACCAATGTGTGTTTATTATCTCCTGCATACGTTTCGTTTATTGTCAATGATAATAGGAATATAGGGGaccaaaataaatgaaaaaagccTTCAGATTTGTAGATAGCATCTCATGAGAAGTGCAGATGTCTTATTAGGCCCTATGTAAATAGAATGACAGTGATGAACTACAATTTTGTCTACGGTACTGGAAAAGTGCAATAGGAATGTTGTGGCACGTATCACAGAACTCACAAAACTTCCAGGAGATTGGGGTACACTGGCCATTGTTGGAAATGTTCTGTATATTGCGAGTTTGGTTAAAGAGATGCTTGTGTTGGAAGATCTTTATGACCGCAGTAATATATATACTAATCGTGAGGTTGTAAGAGATTAATCTGTTTATACAAGGCCTCCTTGAAAAAAACGTCAGAACTTGATTGCACAATGTGTTAATAAGCCTTATAAATGCCTTAACCATGCCTGTGCTGGAACAGGAGATTTAAAAGCTGATGCTAAATTGTGTTGTCAGCGTGTGATTAATGTGAAGATTCCACACGCCAATTACAGTATGTGAGTGGTATGTGTCATGCCATAATCTGCACAATGTGAAGTGACTGATCTAAGTGTTGGGGGTCAGGAAGGACCTGCTTACTGAAAACAAAGAAAGTTATTGCTGCCCTTATTCTTCACATGCCTTTCAAGTGTTGGCAAACATACTCATATTAAATTCACATTGCAAAATCGAGGACAGACCTAAAAGCCGGCAAAGCATGAAGACTGCAAAAGAAGACGGCTGTGTAAAGGTATTTTATTCATTTACGGTATATGTTGATTGAATGTGGACATAAGTTCTGTCACAATATTTTAAGATTGACATAACATGCAAAGTTGTACATGGTATTATTAAATATTCATTTATAAGAGTGAGCGACAATTGATTACTCTTCTGCTTTAAAATAGTAATAATTATAATGTACAGGGAATTACTCTGTAATAAATAACATTAAGACAACAAGTCACATAGAAAAGGACAATTAGGCCTTAAAATAGTTAAATGTGAAATTATAATACACTTTGTATCTGACAAAACAACATTTAGATCATGATATAATGAGTACTTATCCATATAGAGTAAGTTGCACGTTTTAACTTGCAATAGTATTTACGGCAGCCCCCATTGGTGATGGAAGACGTTCTATCAAAAATGTAGGTCTAGATTCCAAGTCTCCATAAAGGATAAGAGAGTCTTCTCAGTTAATCGATGTTCAAATGATCAGATCGGGACATCTATCAAATATGTAGGTCTAGATTCCAAGTCTCCATGAAGGATAAGAGGGTCTTCTTCTCAGTTAATCAATGTTCAGATGATCAGATCAGGACATCTGCTTTGCATGGATACAGGTCGATATAATGTTCCAGGGATATTTTTATCCAGACAATTGACACTTTGTTCGTGATTTGTAAAGGTTGTGGAGCAAAACAAGAGTGACCCTCCAAGTATAAGGAAAAAAGAGCCAAACCAGCACATGAACATAGCTTCTCCAAACTCCCATCTGggaacaatttctgggattgtctcATCCCAAAATTCTTGGACTATATCATAAGCTATCCAAGAAACTGGAACTAGAGCAATGATTCCTGAGATCACAAGTAACGTTCCACCAACAAATGCTAGCTTCTTTTTGATGTCGCTTTCTCCAGTCTTCAGACATTCCAAACATAGGGTAGAAACTATAAGACCAATGATCCCCGAACCATCAGAGAGGAACATCAAAATCCTCGCCATCCGAAGTGAGAATGGCAATGCCAAAAAGGAATCAAACTCTTTGCACTGTATGCCCCCTTCATCCTGCACCACACATGTCTGCCACAGTCCACTGGTCCAGATCTCCATCTCATTCAGATCAAGATTCAGATTTTTCCAGAGAGGCACAAATGTGCTGACACAGGTGAGAACACATCCcagcaatgcaaaaaacattgcAGTACATTGCAGCTTTAACCTGCGCGTGACAGCCATTAAGTCCAGAGTTTACGAGAATGAATAGGATGATGGAAGAAGCTTGTTAACGGGTGTTCCAGATCTTAATAGTGTGTTGGTGTTGGAGTACTGGCGTTAAATATAAGCTGTTATATGACATTTAATTCCACTGAAATTTCTGAATGAAGTTCTCCGTTACAGTTACTGGATTTCAGCCAATAAAGCATTACTGCCttacagacagagtccagagtgatCTCATCATTGATTAACAATGATTTGAAGGAGGGGTTTACGCCTCATGTTTGCTGTTATTTTTAACTGAATTAAAGTGTACCGCTCTGAGATATGAGTGAAAACGTCCTATGTATTTTTAGATGTATTTTTCAAAGGCATGAGCTTATTTATATCATGTTACTAAACACAAGAATACTTTGTATAATGAATAGAATAATGTGCCCTACAGCAGATGGGAAACTCGATCTGTTGTATTTTACTAAAATAGATATTCTCTTGGAAAATTAAGGTCTTTTCCTATGGAAACTTTGCTAAATATTAGTGAGCAGTATATCATTGAGCTTGGACTCTGCTTCTTGGAAAGCTTGTACCTACAATGAAAAGGAATATTTGCATTCTTAGGGCTGGGTGAAAATTTCATTTCATTATACATTCCTGTACAGTATATAGATTTTGATCATTTTTGGACACGtgtattaattatttatttaacatACTTATATAGGGCCATTAATTTCATGGCATTTTCCAGACATCATCATCAGTGTCCCCAATGGAACAATCTAAATCTAAAATCCCTATGATTATGTCTTTGGAGTGCAGGAAGAAACTGGATTACCCAAAGAaagcccacacaaacatggggagaacatacaaactccttgcagatcttgtcattggtgggatttgaactcaggatgcCAGTGCTGCTGCagcaacagtgctaactactgagccaccatgctctaAAACACTAAACTCAATTAATGCTGAACTTGACTGAAAGAAATTGCAATTGCTATTTCATAAAAATGTAAAGTCCATCAATAATGAACAAATTTAAAGCCTAGCACATCACTTTTTCTCAAAACATGGAAGTAAAATGTAGATACTATGTTCTCAAATTTAGAAGAGAACTAATTAGAACTACCCTTAATTATTGACAATCCCCAATAAGATATCTAGATGTAATTATGCAAGAAAACAATTTTTTACCTTTCATAACCAGATCTTCCCCTCTTTGCTGTCAGCAGTCCCATATTCTGAGAAACATCATTATAAGAGGTTCATTAGTCCACTTCTCTCACGATTTTACTTTTTTGTAGTGTCTTAGAAGAACATTCACTACCTTTGCCAGGGTAAATAATGGATGTCGTAGGAGGGAGGAACAGGGATATCATAGCAGTGCAACTACTTTGCCTGTGTGAAACTGTTTACTGGTATCTTTGAAGATCCCAACTGCCCTTGCCATTTCATATAGGACAAGGAAGAGGATAATAGGAGTAGGTAAACTGCTATCACTGGTTAAGGTACAGATTGTCTAAATTGCACTTTCCCAATAGGGTAAAAATATCCAGTTTTATAAACCATTAGAATCCTACGGTATAATATATTCTGACTTTCATACTTAATCATACTACTGTATGTTCTCGAGTATAAGtagaccgagtataagccgaggaatCTAATTTTGCCGTGAAAAACTgataaacttattgactcgagtgtaagccaggtatgcattgtcccttcatccctgcccttgtatgcatggttccccatccctgtccttgtatgcatggctctccatccctgtccttatatgcatggctacccatccacatccttgtatgcatggatccccatccttgtatgcatggcttcccgtccctgtccctgtatgcatggctccatatccccgtccatgtatgcatggctccatatccccgtccatgtatgcatggctctttatcccctatccttgtatgcatgggtcctataaaaaaaaacatcctacttaccatcCCTGCACGCCTTTGCTGcatctccggtgccagcagctcttccggccaagCAATCATGTGTCCCTGCtcgttaaggtaatgaatatttactgcaCATCTATGAGAGTAGAGAGAGGTGAAtaatcattaccttaatgagcagtgacAAGTTATCGCtctgccggaagagctgctggcactgaaacgagatgcagcgagggcacgcagggaaggtaagtaggaaatGTGCTGGAAGCCATCagctgcagctgtaactgtgcacgctataagaaaaattaatattcactgcccgcgcaatgaatattaatttctctttagcagcgggcacagttacagccgtagctgccggctcctgcctctgtgacctgctgttcccactcctccaccatctttctgggacaatgactcatgcataagccgagaggggcgttgtcagcataaaaaatgtgctgaaaaacttggcttatacacgagtatatacggtaagtcatcattatcaagagaggactggatgtaCAACTTTTATCTTAAACTATATCTAACAAACTGTTATTTTGTGCACCACTGTGAAGTAAACTCTTAATAGCAGATCTCAGAAAGGGAGTAATATTTGACTTTCAAATCAAAAATTTAGCTGGAATATATGACAAActgcatgtcgcatttgcagagtccTTGAGGTGCCAAATCAGCAGAATACCCCCACAAGTGAATGCATTTTGAAAATTAGCCAACATAGAATTAAGTTATATGTGGTGAACATTTTGattccacaggtgcttcacagaactttataacactGGGACAcggaacagaaaaaaataaaagttttcagTTTCTTTTGCTCCAACCTTTATTAATGCAATTTCTGCCGAATACAGTAActgcccatatgtggttgaaaaaccAATATTCCTGTATATGACTTTGATAATGAAAGAGCAATATTTGATTTTAGGAGTaaaatttggctggaatagattgcggactccatgttgcatttgcagagaccttGAGGTGCCAAGACAGCAGAAATCCACCACAAGAGTCCCCATTCTGAAAACAATACCAATCAAGAAATTAATCAAGTGGTTTGGAGAATATTGTGAAACCATTGGGCTTCATAGAAGTTAATAACATTAggatgtgaaaacaaaaaattacTCTTTTCCGCTAAACTGTTACTTTTGCCTCAAGTTTTTTATTCTTACTATACTCACATGGTGTAATAGTAGAATATAAATTTTTGTTATCTAATTTCTACAGAACatggcaatacccaatatgtggttctAAGCTACTGTTTGGGtatacggcagggctcggaatggagagagcgctatttggcttttggaatgcagattttattGGAATAGATTGTgggtagtaaaaataaaaaaatgcaatcttataaaattctgtgaaacatctGTGCATTCAAAAtactcccaacttttgaaaaaaaGAAAGAGGAACAAATCATGTGACATATGTACCTCTGGGTGATTGGTGTGCAGGAGCTGTGCCTCAATCCTTTACCTCATCAACCCTTTGCAACTCAATTGAGTTGGCATCTAGAGCAACCTTCTTAGTACAACTACAGTCCCTAGCAAAAGTTTGTACACCTTTTTCTTCAAATATATTTCTTTGTTCTTACTAGAATGTGCACATTATAGATTCAGATTAAAAGAAGCAAAACCACCAAGGAAGACCTATGGAGACAAGTAAGGAAACTcatgtgaaacaaaccagaatattTTGACAAACGTTAGATTCCACAAAGTAACCCCCTGTTGGTCTGTTAATAGTTTAACATtcccttggcattctcttaagctgcttaatacaggaaagatatgtaTCCGTGTACCGTCTGATGGCAtgactgtagacaatagagttttttatatgTTTTAGATTGAGACaggcccatttaaggtatgttggacggatgattggcttctgatacagggatgtctctatttcattgttctgtagcttaatgatggtgtccaaaaagttaatttcagtacaggagtagttgagtgttaagttgatggtgggatgaaattgattaaactgttcatggaacgtctttaagtGTTGCTCAGACaccatccagatgattaaaatatcatcaatgtagcggtagtaggccagaggcctgatgagaCATGAGgtcaaaaagtcactttcaagcttggccatgaaa
This region of Ranitomeya imitator isolate aRanImi1 chromosome 1, aRanImi1.pri, whole genome shotgun sequence genomic DNA includes:
- the LOC138658293 gene encoding putative claudin-24: MAVTRRLKLQCTAMFFALLGCVLTCVSTFVPLWKNLNLDLNEMEIWTSGLWQTCVVQDEGGIQCKEFDSFLALPFSLRMARILMFLSDGSGIIGLIVSTLCLECLKTGESDIKKKLAFVGGTLLVISGIIALVPVSWIAYDIVQEFWDETIPEIVPRWEFGEAMFMCWFGSFFLILGGSLLFCSTTFTNHEQSVNCLDKNIPGTLYRPVSMQSRCPDLII